One Vibrio quintilis DNA segment encodes these proteins:
- a CDS encoding HEPN domain-containing protein translates to MLEYLPKSHNIEKLSKLCAQIDPEFKTIFPLDNKFHRRSFRRLQRAYIEARYSEHFEITIEELDYLAGKVVKLKGAVERFCQGKIYASQADSEL, encoded by the coding sequence GTGTTGGAATACCTACCCAAGTCACATAATATCGAAAAACTGAGCAAGCTCTGCGCCCAGATTGATCCTGAATTTAAAACGATCTTCCCGCTGGATAATAAATTTCATCGCCGCAGCTTCCGCCGCCTGCAACGGGCTTATATTGAAGCCCGGTATTCAGAGCATTTTGAAATCACCATTGAGGAGCTGGATTATCTGGCGGGGAAAGTGGTGAAGTTAAAGGGGGCTGTGGAGCGATTTTGTCAGGGGAAGATTTATGCCAGCCAGGCTGATTCAGAATTATGA
- a CDS encoding HEPN domain-containing protein → MSLPGKLTDEEKQAIAKKHYDQWIENLDDDFEMYIYARKGSRLKKAAFELHQATEHLYACALLTCTNYLAKSHNIEKLSKLCAQIDPEFKTIFPLDNKFHRRCFRRLQRAYIEARYSEHVEITGQELDYLAGEVESRCGHGVFPVRTRRTSF, encoded by the coding sequence TTGTCATTACCGGGTAAACTCACAGATGAAGAAAAACAAGCGATTGCGAAAAAACATTATGATCAGTGGATTGAAAATTTAGATGACGACTTCGAGATGTATATTTATGCCAGAAAGGGTTCAAGACTAAAAAAAGCCGCTTTTGAACTTCATCAGGCCACTGAGCATCTATACGCCTGTGCCCTGCTTACCTGCACCAATTATTTAGCCAAATCACATAATATCGAAAAACTGAGCAAGCTCTGCGCCCAGATTGATCCTGAATTTAAAACGATCTTCCCGCTGGATAATAAATTCCATCGCCGCTGTTTCCGTCGCCTGCAACGGGCTTATATTGAAGCCCGGTATTCAGAGCATGTTGAAATCACCGGACAGGAGCTGGATTATCTGGCGGGGGAAGTGGAGTCCCGTTGCGGTCACGGGGTGTTTCCAGTTCGAACTCGCCGGACATCGTTTTGA
- a CDS encoding cysteine peptidase family C39 domain-containing protein, translating into MTWVGIPTHNTRPLYNQLENEIYPDVSCGPTSCAMILESKGIEGFTPDKISQLLLDKYQSTGTTTSDLKYAMTEIGLTTRVFQNSSTNTLLRLQRLVDKDNPAIVQLNMGNNYHFVVLDEIVAMPNKELLFKIRDPAKGVHYGLKQSDFESLWQHGDLLVTKPRN; encoded by the coding sequence GTGACTTGGGTAGGTATTCCAACACATAATACCCGTCCTTTGTATAATCAACTGGAAAATGAAATCTATCCTGATGTCTCATGTGGCCCTACCAGTTGTGCTATGATATTGGAAAGTAAAGGTATTGAAGGTTTTACCCCGGATAAAATCAGCCAGCTACTCTTAGATAAGTATCAGTCAACGGGAACGACTACAAGTGATTTAAAATATGCGATGACAGAAATCGGATTGACGACAAGAGTTTTTCAAAATAGTAGTACAAATACCTTGTTACGTTTACAAAGGTTGGTTGATAAGGATAACCCTGCCATAGTACAACTAAATATGGGAAATAATTATCATTTTGTTGTGTTAGATGAAATTGTTGCTATGCCAAATAAGGAACTTTTATTTAAGATCAGAGACCCGGCTAAAGGTGTTCATTATGGTTTAAAACAGTCAGATTTTGAATCATTATGGCAACATGGGGATCTTTTAGTTACGAAACCAAGGAATTAA
- the ltrA gene encoding group II intron reverse transcriptase/maturase — protein MVISKEIGASSDGAQWQSIDWKSIEAHVLKLQMRIAKATREKKYGKVKSLQWLLTHSRSAKLLAVKRVSQNKGSKTPGIDGVTWTTDARRMKAVNQLSRKAYSAKPLKRIYIPKKNGKLRPLGIPCMIDRAQQALHLLAFEPVSETLADLNSYGFRTNRSTADAVSQCFKCLALKRSAKWVLEGDIKACFDKIGHQWLMDNITVDKRMLEQWLKSGYVDKGLFYDTDEGTPQGGIISPTLMLMTLAGIEQQIKSTALKKGARANFIGYADDFVVTCSSKEVLVNDIKPLVAGFLAERGLALSEEKTKITHIDDGFNFLGFNHRKYKGKLLIKPSKSNTLLFLRNLRELIKKHATIPVNDLIKLINPKLRGWANYYRHCVAKQIFGYVGHKLFQALWHWAVRRHPTKSKDWVVHKYFLNRKGQWQFHGWQKIMNMDCHFNLFQIAKVPIERHVKIRSAATPFDPQYQEYLAKRKPKRLARNSWNEPASTAL, from the coding sequence ATGGTGATCTCGAAAGAGATTGGTGCATCTTCTGACGGCGCTCAATGGCAGTCCATCGACTGGAAATCCATTGAAGCACACGTATTGAAGCTTCAAATGCGTATCGCAAAAGCAACGAGAGAAAAGAAATACGGTAAGGTGAAGTCCTTACAGTGGCTCTTGACTCATTCTCGCTCAGCCAAGCTTCTTGCAGTTAAGCGAGTCTCTCAGAATAAAGGCAGTAAAACGCCTGGAATAGACGGTGTCACCTGGACCACAGATGCACGCCGTATGAAAGCAGTCAATCAACTGAGCCGCAAGGCTTACTCTGCAAAACCACTTAAACGTATCTACATTCCCAAAAAGAACGGTAAGCTCAGGCCATTGGGTATTCCATGCATGATTGATAGAGCGCAACAAGCCCTCCATCTTCTAGCATTCGAACCAGTGTCCGAAACGCTTGCCGACCTCAATAGCTATGGGTTTAGGACAAATCGCAGCACGGCTGACGCCGTCAGTCAGTGTTTCAAATGTTTGGCTCTAAAGCGATCAGCGAAATGGGTTCTTGAGGGAGATATTAAGGCTTGCTTCGACAAAATCGGGCATCAATGGCTTATGGACAATATCACGGTAGATAAACGTATGTTAGAGCAATGGTTAAAGTCTGGCTATGTGGATAAGGGTCTGTTCTATGATACCGATGAAGGTACACCTCAAGGTGGAATAATCTCTCCAACCTTGATGCTAATGACTCTCGCGGGAATAGAGCAACAAATAAAATCTACAGCCCTGAAAAAGGGGGCTAGAGCCAACTTTATCGGTTATGCGGATGATTTCGTGGTTACTTGCTCTTCAAAGGAAGTGCTAGTGAACGACATCAAACCGTTGGTAGCTGGCTTTTTGGCAGAAAGAGGGTTAGCCCTCTCCGAAGAGAAAACGAAGATCACTCATATTGATGATGGCTTTAACTTTCTAGGCTTCAATCACAGGAAGTACAAAGGCAAATTGCTCATCAAACCGAGCAAATCCAACACGCTGTTATTCTTGAGAAATCTACGAGAACTCATTAAAAAGCACGCAACCATCCCTGTTAACGATCTTATCAAGTTGATAAATCCGAAACTCAGGGGATGGGCGAATTACTATCGCCACTGTGTTGCTAAACAAATATTCGGGTATGTCGGCCACAAACTATTCCAAGCGCTATGGCACTGGGCAGTTAGGCGTCATCCAACCAAGTCCAAAGACTGGGTTGTTCATAAGTACTTTCTCAATCGTAAAGGCCAATGGCAATTTCACGGTTGGCAGAAAATCATGAACATGGACTGTCACTTCAATCTGTTCCAAATAGCGAAAGTGCCTATCGAAAGACACGTGAAAATTAGGAGTGCTGCTACCCCTTTTGACCCTCAATACCAAGAATACTTGGCGAAGAGAAAACCCAAAAGGCTAGCTCGTAACTCTTGGAACGAACCTGCTTCGACTGCTTTATAA